A genomic segment from Capillibacterium thermochitinicola encodes:
- a CDS encoding DUF3794 domain-containing protein, translated as MSVVCSSSAPQLYVQKQRINALVHRGENTGQLVLTSETCINAVKIDRIKPRLLEKKAHVFKNKVVVSGIIEKEIFFVDPENRVRFRDEKLPFSLAVDFPGLESDSRLEVQTHLLDAKVHFVLHPARFCLPGLLRQIVVAHLLVVVAEKRQLEVITHIDLFPRCFRPRRFSGQRVVLNNRKISYDERPLV; from the coding sequence GTGAGCGTGGTGTGCAGTTCTTCCGCACCGCAACTCTATGTCCAAAAGCAGCGGATCAATGCTTTAGTCCACCGTGGGGAAAATACCGGTCAACTGGTGCTGACCTCGGAAACCTGTATCAATGCGGTCAAAATCGACCGGATCAAACCACGGCTGCTGGAGAAAAAGGCCCATGTCTTTAAAAATAAGGTGGTCGTCAGCGGGATAATCGAGAAGGAGATCTTTTTCGTCGATCCGGAAAACCGTGTGCGTTTTCGCGACGAAAAATTACCTTTTAGCCTGGCTGTTGACTTCCCGGGTTTGGAGTCCGACAGCCGCTTAGAGGTTCAAACCCATCTCCTTGATGCCAAAGTCCATTTCGTATTACATCCGGCCCGGTTCTGTTTGCCGGGTTTGCTCCGGCAGATCGTGGTCGCCCACCTTCTGGTGGTCGTGGCGGAAAAGCGTCAGCTCGAGGTTATTACCCATATTGACCTCTTTCCGCGGTGCTTTCGGCCCCGCCGCTTTTCCGGACAAAGAGTTGTGCTTAATAACAGAAAAATAAGTTATGATGAAAGACCGTTGGTTTAA